A genome region from Erigeron canadensis isolate Cc75 chromosome 3, C_canadensis_v1, whole genome shotgun sequence includes the following:
- the LOC122593783 gene encoding 50S ribosomal protein L30-like has translation MNAYKAYKACVPIAWSPNLYITLVRGIPGTRRLHRRTLEALRLGKCHRTVMRWNTPTVRGMLQQVKRLVVIETEEMFKARKEKEAKHRAIRPPLVVGHHIPTPPAKDSAQQAA, from the exons atgaatGCTTACAAGGCTTACAAAGCATGTGTTCCAATAGCATGGAGTCCCAACCTATACATTACTTTAGTCAGGGGAATCCCGGGAACCCGAAGACTTCATAGGCGCACACTTGAAGCGTTGCGGCTAGGAAAGTGTCATCGAACTGTCATGCGATGGAATACTCCTACTGTTCGAGGAATGCTCCAACAG GTTAAAAGATTGGTTGTTATCGAGACTGAAGAAATGTTTAAGGCACGTAAGGAAAAGGAAGCAAAGCATCGTGCTATCCGTCCACCTTTGGTTGTCGGCCATCATATTCCTACCCCTCCTGCAAAAGATTCGGCTCAACAGGCTGCTTAG
- the LOC122591002 gene encoding protein NRT1/ PTR FAMILY 6.4-like — translation MVLAVSKTEKDDTVSVDYKGNPVDNSKTGGWLAAGLILGTELSERICVMGISMNLVTYLVGDLHLSSSKSANTVTNFMGALNILALFGGFLADAKLGRFLTIAIFASICAVGVTLLTLATTLPSMKPPHCDNPRKEQCIAASGNQLTLLYVALYTIALGGGGIKSNVSGFGSDQFDINDPKEEKAMVYFFNRFYFCISLGSLFAVTVLVYIQDNVGRGWGYGISAGTMIIAVIVLLGGITLYRFKKPQGSPLTVIWRVVFLAIKNRKLPYPANPSFLNDFNNSKVPHTAKFRPLDKAAILDDYAASDENRSNPWIVSTVTQVEEVKMVISLIPIWSTCILFWTVYSQMNTFTIEQATLMNRKVAGFSVPAGSFSVFLFLSILLFTSLNERVIVRIARKITHDPKGLRSLQRIGIGLVLSVVGMIASALVEKRRREMHRNQMKEISAFWLVPQFFLVGAGEAFAYVGQLEFFIREAPEKMKSMSTGLFLSTLAMGYFMSSVLVSLTDMATDGSWLRNNLNRGKLENFYWLLAILGTINFLAFLILASRHPYKVQKYTGPSNGPDKEIENWNIDDIEVKKAAIGGKEEA, via the exons ATG GTTTTAGCTGTGTCAAAAACCGAAAAAGATGATACGGTTTCTGTGGATTATAAAGGAAACCCCGTTGACAACTCGAAAACTGGTGGCTGGCTTGCAGCTGGGCTTATCTTAG GAACTGAACTTTCTGAAAGAATATGTGTGATGGGGATATCAATGAACTTGGTGACGTACCTGGTTGGAGACTTGCATCTTTCTTCATCAAAATCTGCAAACACGGTAACAAACTTCATGGGGGCTCTCAACATTCTAGCCCTCTTTGGGGGATTCTTGGCAGATGCTAAACTTGGTCGTTTTTTAACCATCGCTATCTTTGCATCTATATGTGCTGTG GGAGTAACACTATTGACACTAGCAACAACACTCCCAAGCATGAAGCCGCCTCATTGTGACAACCCAAGAAAAGAACAATGTATAGCAGCCAGTGGAAACCAACTAACACTACTTTATGTGGCTCTTTACACCATAGCATTAGGTGGTGGTGGCATAAAATCAAACGTTTCAGGATTTGGGTCTGACCAATTTGACATTAATGACCCTAAGGAGGAGAAAGCAATGGTCTACTTTTTCAATAGGTTCTACTTTTGCATAAGTCTCGGGTCTCTGTTTGCCGTAACTGTATTAGTGTACATACAAGATAATGTAGGTAGAGGATGGGGGTATGGGATATCAGCCGGGACTATGATTATAGCTGTTATTGTGTTGCTCGGAGGGATAACTTTATATCGGTTCAAGAAACCCCAAGGGAGTCCACTAACAGTTATATGGAGAGTGGTGTTTTTGGCTATAAAGAATAGAAAGCTACCTTACCCTGCAAACCCCAGCTTCTTAAATgactttaacaactcaaaagtTCCACACACAGCAAAGTTCAG GCCTCTTGACAAGGCGGCAATACTAGATGATTATGCGGCTTCAGATGAAAACAGAAGCAATCCATGGATAGTTTCAACTGTAACACAAGTTGAAGAAGTCAAAATGGTTATAAGTCTCATCCCTATATGGTCAACATGTATCCTCTTCTGGACAGTCTACTCTCAAATGAACACGTTCACCATTGAACAAGCCACTCTCATGAACAGAAAGGTTGCAGGCTTTAGCGTACCCGCAGGCTCCTTCTCGGTTTTCCTCTTCCTATCTATTCTACTATTTACCTCTCTTAATGAACGGGTCATTGTCCGTATTGCCCGAAAGATAACACACGATCCAAAAGGACTCAGAAGTCTTCAGAGAATTGGAATCGGTCTAGTCCTCTCGGTGGTAGGAATGATAGCTTCTGCTTTAGTTGAGAAGAGAAGACGTGAAATGCACCGAAACCAAATGAAAGAGATTTCCGCTTTCTGGCTTGTCCCTCAATTTTTCTTGGTGGGTGCAGGAGAAGCTTTTGCTTATGTGGGCCAACTTGAATTTTTCATTAGAGAAGCACCCGAGAAGATGAAATCTATGAGCACTGGGCTATTCTTGAGTACCTTAGCCATGGGGTATTTTATGAGTAGTGTATTAGTGTCATTGACTGACATGGCTACTGACGGGAGTTGGCTTAGAAACAATTTGAATAGGGGTAAACTAGAAAACTTCTATTGGCTGTTAGCAATTCTAGGAACAATAAACTTTCTGGCTTTTCTAATTTTAGCATCAAGACATCCATATAAAGTGCAGAAGTATACGGGACCTAGTAATGGTCCAGATAAAGAAATTGAGAATTGGAATATTGATGACATAGAGGTGAAGAAGGCAGCCATTGGAGGAAAGGAAGAAGCTTAG
- the LOC122594074 gene encoding endoglucanase 11 produces MEKKQTALLVSIANIFCFIISFFSIFPFSISAPSHNYSDALTKSLLYFEAQRSGRLPYNQRVTWRDNSGLMDGLEQGVDLVGGYYDAGDHVKFGLPMAFTVTMLSWSVIEYGEYIANVGELEHAIEAIKWGTDYFIKAHTSPHVLWAEVGDGDTDHYCWQRPEDMTTSRQAYKIDENHPGSDLAGETAAAMAAASIVFKKTNPHYSHLLLHHAQQLFEFGDNYRGKYDESMGVAKNYYTSVSGYNDELLWAAMWLHKATNNQRYLTYVIDNAHLFGGVGWSITEFSWDVKFAGIQVLATQLLIDEKHMKHKHILEQYQSKADYYICSCLNKNNGTKHNVAYTPGGLIYIRQWNNMQYVSSGAFLTMLYSDLLTKSNRKELKCHGGEVTPQDLLQFSKSQVDYILGSNPLNMSYLVGFGPKFPSRVHHRGASIVSYRENKGFIGCTQGYDNWYGSSDPNPNIVVGALVGGPNHNDEFTDKRGNYMQTEACTYNTAPLIGIFAKLSYLENTVLHASY; encoded by the exons ATGGAGAAGAAACAGACAGCATTATTAGTATCAATAGCAAACATTTTCTGCTTTATTATATCTTTCTTCTCCATTTTCCCATTTTCAATTTCCGCACCATCACATAACTATTCTGATGCCCTCACTAAATCCTTGCTTTACTTCGAAGCCCAACGATCCGGTCGTCTTCCGTACAACCAACGTGTCACTTGGCGCGACAATTCAGGACTAATGGACGGTCTTGAACAAGGG gTGGATTTAGTAGGTGGATATTATGACGCGGGTGACCACGTCAAGTTTGGTCTCCCAATGGCATTCACGGTGACAATGTTGTCGTGGAGTGTTATTGAATACGGTGAATATATTGCCAATGTAGGCGAGTTAGAGCACGCAATCGAGGCGATTAAATGGGGAACCGATTATTTCATTAAAGCTCACACTAGTCCTCACGTGTTATGGGCCGAG GTGGGTGATGGTGACACGGATCATTATTGTTGGCAGAGACCGGAGGACATGACGACGTCAAGACAAGCGTATAAGATTGATGAGAACCATCCAGGGTCGGATCTTGCTGGAGAGACTGCGGCCGCTATGGCCGCAGCCTCCATTGTGTTTAAAAAGACTAACCCCCATTACTCCCATTTGTTGTTGCATCATGCCCAGCAG TTATTCGAGTTTGGGGACAATTATAGAGGCAAATATGATGAAAGCATGGGAGTGGCAAAGAATTACTACACATCAGTTAGTGGCTACAACGACGAACTATTATGGGCCGCAATGTGGTTGCACAAAGCCACCAATAACCAGCGTTACTTAACTTATGTGATCGATAATGCACATTTATTCGGTGGCGTTGGGTGGTCCATAACTGAGTTCAGTTGGGATGTCAAGTTTGCGGGTATTCAAGTCCTTGCAACTCAG TTGCTTATTGATGAAAAGCACATGAAGCATAAGCACATATTAGAACAATACCAATCTAAAGCGGATTACTACATTTGTTCATGTCTAAACAAAAACAACGGTACAAAGCACAACGTTGCTTATACTCCTGGTGGTCTCATCTATATTCGACAATGGAACAACATGCAATATGTTTCCTCAGGAGCATTCTTGACGATGTTGTACTCAGATTTACTTACCAAATCAAACCGAAAAGAGCTCAAATGCCACGGTGGAGAAGTAACTCCTCAAGATCTTCTACAATTCTCAAAATCTCAAGTGGATTACATTTTGGGCTCTAACCCATTGAATATGAGCTACTTAGTGGGCTTTGGCCCAAAATTTCCTAGCAGAGTACACCATAGAGGTGCATCAATTGTGTCATATAGAGAGAACAAAGGGTTCATTGGGTGCACTCAAGGTTATGACAATTGGTATGGGTCAAGCGACCCTAATCCCAACATCGTGGTTGGGGCATTGGTTGGTGGCCCAAACCATAACGACGAGTTCACCGATAAACGGGGAAACTACATGCAGACTGAAGCATGTACGTATAACACAGCACCACTTATCGGGATTTTTGCAAAGTTAAGTTATCTAGAGAATACTGTTTTACATGCATCTTATTAA